A single Actinomadura algeriensis DNA region contains:
- a CDS encoding SAM-dependent methyltransferase, translated as MAGIDTSIPHSARIWNYWMGGKDNYTVDQEAGAHFADIYPSIADMARSSRYYIMRVVRFLAGEAGVRQFLDIGTGLPSHDNTHEVAQRVAPDTRIVYVDNDPLVLAHAHALLTCKGTGGTDYIDADLNEPESILDVARTKLDFGRPVALMLMGVLGHVPVTGDDDARARRIVETLKDALPSGSYVALYDGTNTDPSFVEAVGDYNAGGSVPYVLRSPEQLGRFLDGFEAVEPGLVQIGRWRPDPNPFDDTRSHDAWGGVARKP; from the coding sequence ATGGCCGGAATTGACACGTCGATCCCGCATTCCGCGCGAATCTGGAACTACTGGATGGGCGGCAAGGACAATTACACGGTCGATCAGGAGGCCGGCGCCCATTTCGCAGACATCTATCCGAGCATCGCGGACATGGCCCGTTCGTCCCGCTACTACATCATGCGGGTGGTGCGGTTCCTGGCCGGCGAGGCGGGCGTCCGGCAGTTCCTGGACATCGGCACCGGCCTGCCCAGCCACGACAACACCCACGAGGTGGCGCAGCGCGTCGCGCCCGACACCCGCATCGTGTACGTCGACAACGACCCGCTCGTCCTCGCGCACGCGCACGCGCTGCTCACCTGCAAGGGGACGGGCGGCACCGACTACATCGACGCCGACCTGAACGAACCCGAGTCGATCCTGGACGTCGCCCGCACGAAGCTCGACTTCGGACGGCCGGTCGCGCTGATGCTGATGGGCGTCCTCGGGCACGTCCCGGTGACCGGGGACGACGACGCCCGCGCGCGCCGGATCGTCGAGACGCTCAAGGACGCGCTGCCGTCCGGGAGTTACGTCGCCCTCTACGACGGGACGAACACCGACCCGTCGTTCGTCGAGGCGGTCGGCGACTACAACGCGGGCGGGTCCGTCCCGTACGTCCTGCGCAGCCCGGAGCAGCTCGGGCGATTCCTGGACGGCTTCGAGGCGGTCGAACCGGGCCTGGTGCAGATCGGACGGTGGCGTCCCGACCCGAACCCGTTCGACGACACCAGGAGCCACGACGCCTGGGGCGGGGTCGCCCGCAAACCCTAG
- the sbnA gene encoding 2,3-diaminopropionate biosynthesis protein SbnA, with translation MGNTPLVGLERLFPELDVKIFAKLERFNPGGSIKDRTALNMLIGKIRRGELTRGRSLVVESSSGNLAIGLAQVCRYHGLRFLCVVDAKTTRQNIGILRAFGAQVEIVDERDPQTDEYLPVRLRRVREIVAADPNAYWPNQYVNPLNPEAHAATMREVVEALDGRVDYLFCSVSTFGTLRGCAEYLRARGHDTTVVAVDAAGSAIFGRESRPRLITGHGASLPPQLLDAELADEVVHVTDLECVVACRRLVLREAILAGGSSGATVAALEKLGAALPAGANCALIFPDGGDRYLDTVYSDAWVTRHFGEVAHLWKEPASAGGAGGTAPE, from the coding sequence GTGGGAAACACCCCGCTGGTCGGGCTGGAACGCCTTTTTCCGGAGTTGGACGTCAAAATCTTCGCCAAGCTGGAACGGTTCAACCCGGGCGGCAGCATCAAGGACCGGACCGCGCTCAACATGCTGATCGGCAAGATCCGCCGCGGTGAACTGACGCGGGGCCGTTCCCTGGTGGTCGAGTCCAGCTCGGGAAACCTCGCCATCGGGCTCGCCCAGGTGTGCCGCTACCACGGCCTGCGCTTCCTGTGCGTGGTCGACGCGAAGACCACGCGGCAGAACATCGGAATCCTGCGAGCATTCGGCGCGCAAGTGGAGATCGTCGACGAACGCGACCCGCAGACCGACGAGTACCTGCCCGTCAGGCTCCGCCGCGTCCGCGAGATCGTCGCCGCCGACCCGAACGCGTACTGGCCGAACCAGTACGTCAACCCGCTCAACCCGGAGGCCCACGCGGCCACCATGCGAGAGGTCGTGGAGGCCCTCGACGGGCGGGTGGACTACCTGTTCTGCTCGGTCAGCACGTTCGGGACGCTGCGCGGCTGCGCCGAGTACCTGCGTGCCCGCGGGCACGACACCACGGTCGTCGCGGTGGACGCCGCCGGCAGCGCGATCTTCGGCCGGGAGTCCCGGCCGCGGCTGATCACCGGGCACGGCGCGTCACTGCCGCCGCAGCTGCTCGACGCCGAACTCGCCGACGAGGTCGTGCACGTCACCGATCTCGAATGCGTGGTGGCCTGCCGGCGGCTGGTGCTGCGGGAGGCGATCCTCGCGGGCGGCTCGTCCGGCGCCACCGTGGCGGCGCTGGAGAAGCTGGGCGCGGCGCTGCCCGCCGGCGCCAACTGTGCGCTGATCTTTCCCGACGGCGGAGACCGGTACCTCGACACCGTGTACTCCGACGCGTGGGTGACCCGGCACTTCGGCGAGGTGGCGCATCTGTGGAAGGAGCCCGCGTCGGCCGGCGGGGCGGGCGGGACGGCACCGGAGTGA
- the mnhG gene encoding monovalent cation/H(+) antiporter subunit G, which translates to MSPADVVTAILLPAGAVFSFLGALGALRFPDLLSRLHAATKPQTIGLLLVLAGVAPQARSLTAAAPLVLVAVFQLITAPVTAQTIGRAAYRTASIDRDRLVVDESTDG; encoded by the coding sequence ATGAGCCCCGCAGACGTCGTCACCGCGATTTTGCTGCCCGCCGGCGCCGTCTTCTCGTTCCTCGGCGCCCTCGGCGCGCTGCGCTTCCCCGATCTGCTCAGCCGCCTGCACGCCGCCACGAAGCCGCAGACGATCGGCCTGCTGCTGGTCCTCGCCGGCGTCGCGCCCCAGGCGCGGTCGCTCACCGCCGCCGCCCCGCTCGTGCTCGTCGCGGTGTTCCAGCTGATCACCGCGCCGGTCACCGCGCAGACGATCGGCCGCGCCGCCTACCGCACCGCGAGCATCGACCGCGACCGGCTGGTCGTCGACGAGAGCACCGACGGGTGA
- a CDS encoding Na+/H+ antiporter subunit D, which yields MSVLVPLPFVLPLLGAALALVVRRRERWLRLIAPLVVAGVVAAAGALVAAVARDGVIAVQLGGWAAPLGITLVADRLSTLLVTVSAAVLLAIMVHGVGEGAGGLGEHEPGVFYPAYLTLTAGVCLLFLAGDLFNLFVAFEVMLASSYVLLTLSPTRERVQAGMTYTAVSLTSSILFLTAIGLTYAATGTVNLADLSTRTAELPAGTRTALAMLFLVVFGIKSAIVPMHLWLPDSYPAAATQITAVFAALLTKAAVYSLIRVETLLFPRDDLSWPMLLLAALTMLVGTLGALTHDDVHRVLSFTLVGHIGYMLFGLSLFTVAGLTGAILYLVHHIVVQATLFLVSDLMQGLTGEITLTRLRGLATVSPLVSVLFFIPAMSVSGVPPTSGFIAKLALFQAGVDGGRTAAYAVTGVAVLTSLLTLMAMSRMWALAFWRTPRDPNDLPERPHDEAARGGIRIMRAVTVAMVCGGLLIPAFAGPLTEWSHRAATELMNPAPYVQAVLEDR from the coding sequence ATGAGCGTCCTCGTCCCGCTGCCGTTCGTCCTGCCGCTGCTCGGCGCCGCCCTCGCCCTCGTCGTCCGGCGCCGGGAGCGGTGGCTGCGCCTCATCGCGCCGCTCGTCGTCGCCGGGGTCGTCGCGGCGGCCGGGGCCCTCGTCGCCGCCGTCGCCCGGGACGGCGTCATCGCCGTCCAGCTCGGCGGCTGGGCCGCGCCGCTCGGCATCACGCTCGTCGCCGACCGGCTCTCCACGCTGCTCGTGACGGTGTCCGCCGCCGTCCTGCTGGCGATCATGGTGCACGGGGTGGGAGAGGGCGCCGGGGGTCTCGGCGAGCACGAACCGGGCGTCTTCTACCCCGCCTACCTCACCCTCACCGCCGGGGTCTGCCTGCTCTTCCTCGCGGGCGACCTGTTCAACCTCTTCGTCGCCTTCGAGGTGATGCTCGCGTCCAGCTACGTCCTGCTGACGCTGTCGCCCACCCGCGAACGCGTCCAGGCGGGCATGACCTACACGGCCGTCAGCCTGACCTCGTCCATCCTCTTCCTCACCGCCATCGGCCTCACCTACGCCGCGACCGGCACCGTCAACCTCGCCGACCTGTCCACCCGCACCGCCGAACTGCCCGCCGGGACGCGCACCGCGCTCGCCATGCTGTTCCTCGTCGTGTTCGGCATCAAGAGCGCGATCGTCCCGATGCACCTGTGGCTGCCCGACAGCTACCCCGCCGCCGCCACCCAGATCACCGCCGTGTTCGCGGCGCTGCTCACCAAGGCCGCCGTCTACTCCCTCATCCGCGTCGAGACCCTGCTGTTCCCCCGCGACGACCTCTCCTGGCCGATGCTGCTGCTCGCCGCGCTCACCATGCTCGTCGGGACGCTCGGCGCCCTCACCCACGACGACGTGCACCGCGTCCTGTCGTTCACCCTCGTCGGGCACATCGGCTACATGCTGTTCGGGCTCAGCCTGTTCACCGTCGCGGGCCTCACCGGCGCGATCCTCTACCTCGTCCACCACATCGTCGTACAGGCGACGCTGTTCCTGGTCAGCGACCTCATGCAGGGCCTCACCGGGGAGATCACGCTCACCCGCCTGCGCGGTCTCGCGACCGTCTCGCCCCTCGTCTCCGTCCTGTTCTTCATCCCCGCCATGAGCGTCAGCGGCGTCCCCCCGACCTCCGGGTTCATCGCCAAGCTCGCCCTCTTCCAGGCCGGTGTCGACGGCGGCCGCACCGCCGCGTACGCCGTCACGGGCGTCGCCGTCCTCACCAGCCTCCTCACCCTCATGGCGATGAGCCGGATGTGGGCCCTCGCGTTCTGGCGCACCCCGCGCGACCCGAACGACCTGCCGGAACGTCCGCACGACGAGGCCGCGCGGGGCGGCATCCGCATCATGCGGGCCGTCACCGTCGCGATGGTCTGCGGCGGCCTCCTCATCCCCGCGTTCGCCGGGCCCCTCACCGAATGGAGCCACCGGGCCGCCACCGAGCTGATGAACCCCGCGCCCTACGTCCAGGCCGTCCTGGAGGACCGGTGA
- a CDS encoding CU044_5270 family protein — MTSRPTDHPTDDLVRTLARVRDDAVTGYADRPAARALLDEITATPPAEDAPAAPARRRFPRLAVRLAAVGALAAAATAGVSVVVTDDQGRPRAPIPVVGSVAHASEILDSAAAAAKARPYTAPEAEQWLYTKVRMKGAAEPSGAVTGGPYVTKSWEYWRRVDGKHQYAAYENGKLNESPVSEKGPRASRFDPLPTDPDELLRKIGARPGEPDDLAFGTLVTILAENLHPPKIEAAVFQAMKRISGVTAAEGTVDAAGRPAITLGLTQKEGWVRQEVMLDPETYRYRGERVITVADHVHEGDEGDDGDKSRSVIKSGTLQYEQVRVAAAIVDEPGERS, encoded by the coding sequence ATGACGTCTCGCCCCACCGACCACCCCACCGACGACCTGGTCCGCACCCTGGCCCGGGTGCGCGACGACGCCGTCACCGGCTACGCGGACCGCCCGGCCGCGCGCGCACTGCTCGACGAGATCACCGCGACGCCGCCGGCCGAGGACGCGCCGGCCGCACCGGCCCGCCGCCGGTTCCCCCGCCTCGCCGTCCGGCTCGCCGCCGTCGGCGCGCTGGCCGCCGCGGCGACCGCCGGGGTGTCGGTCGTGGTCACCGACGACCAGGGACGCCCCCGCGCGCCCATCCCCGTCGTCGGCTCGGTCGCGCACGCGTCGGAGATCCTCGACAGCGCCGCCGCGGCGGCGAAGGCCCGCCCGTACACGGCGCCCGAAGCCGAACAGTGGCTCTACACCAAGGTCCGGATGAAGGGTGCGGCCGAACCGTCCGGCGCCGTCACCGGAGGCCCGTACGTGACGAAGTCGTGGGAGTACTGGCGGCGGGTCGACGGCAAGCACCAGTACGCCGCGTACGAGAACGGGAAGCTCAACGAGTCGCCGGTCTCGGAGAAGGGGCCGCGCGCGTCCCGGTTCGACCCGCTGCCCACCGACCCGGACGAGCTGCTCCGCAAGATCGGGGCGCGGCCGGGGGAACCGGACGATCTCGCGTTCGGCACGCTGGTCACCATCCTCGCCGAGAACCTCCACCCGCCGAAGATCGAGGCGGCGGTGTTCCAGGCGATGAAGCGGATCTCGGGTGTCACCGCGGCCGAGGGCACCGTGGACGCCGCGGGCCGTCCGGCGATCACTCTCGGGCTGACCCAGAAGGAGGGGTGGGTGCGCCAGGAGGTCATGCTCGACCCGGAGACCTACCGCTACCGGGGCGAACGCGTCATCACGGTCGCCGACCACGTGCACGAGGGCGACGAAGGCGACGACGGCGACAAGAGCCGCTCCGTCATTAAGAGCGGCACCCTGCAGTACGAGCAGGTCCGGGTGGCCGCCGCGATCGTCGACGAACCCGGCGAACGTTCCTGA
- a CDS encoding Na+/H+ antiporter subunit E: protein MNVLRRIASRTGMAVWLLGVWLLLWGRVDAATVLSGVAVAYGAYAVTRLPTVPFITRLRPVRLAEAVLEFAWDLFASSVVIGKHALWRPSRVQGALVYVRARSHSDVVLLAVTTSMSLRPGTLVLDIDWEESLFLIHGMPVATPAAAESVKHALLATERRLLSALGAPEPEEPA, encoded by the coding sequence GTGAACGTCCTGCGCCGCATCGCCTCCCGCACGGGCATGGCCGTGTGGCTGCTCGGCGTGTGGCTGCTGCTCTGGGGACGCGTCGACGCCGCGACCGTCCTGTCCGGCGTCGCCGTCGCCTACGGGGCCTACGCCGTCACGCGGCTGCCGACCGTCCCGTTCATCACCCGGCTGCGTCCCGTCCGGCTCGCCGAGGCCGTCCTCGAGTTCGCGTGGGACCTCTTCGCGTCGAGCGTCGTCATCGGCAAGCACGCGCTCTGGCGGCCGAGCCGCGTGCAGGGCGCCCTCGTGTACGTGCGCGCGCGCTCGCACTCCGACGTCGTCCTCCTCGCGGTGACGACGAGCATGTCGCTGCGCCCGGGCACGCTCGTCCTCGACATCGACTGGGAGGAATCCCTGTTCCTCATCCACGGCATGCCCGTGGCCACCCCCGCCGCCGCCGAATCCGTCAAGCACGCCCTGCTCGCCACCGAACGCCGCCTGCTGAGCGCCCTCGGCGCGCCCGAACCGGAGGAGCCCGCATGA
- a CDS encoding RNA polymerase sigma factor, with the protein MDDRKARFEAVYAASYEPILGYVLRRCSSPDDAADVVADVFTVAWRRLDDVPSGDAARLWLYGVARRVLARHWEKETRRRKRTTTLHPELRDEIAAATDEFVDTSAIAQAFAALSEGDRELLRLVAWEGLGHTEIAAVLGCSTGTVRVRLHRARRRLSRRLHSAGFDAAPLTANGGR; encoded by the coding sequence ATGGATGACCGGAAGGCCCGATTCGAGGCCGTCTACGCCGCGTCGTACGAACCGATCCTCGGCTACGTCCTGCGGCGCTGCTCGTCCCCGGACGACGCCGCCGACGTCGTCGCGGACGTCTTCACCGTCGCGTGGCGGCGGCTGGACGACGTCCCGTCCGGCGACGCCGCGCGGCTCTGGCTGTACGGCGTGGCGCGCCGGGTCCTGGCCCGGCACTGGGAGAAGGAGACCCGGCGGCGGAAGCGGACCACGACCCTGCACCCCGAGCTCCGCGACGAGATCGCCGCCGCGACGGACGAGTTCGTCGACACCTCCGCCATCGCGCAGGCGTTCGCTGCCCTGTCCGAGGGCGACCGCGAGCTGCTGCGGCTCGTCGCCTGGGAGGGACTCGGGCACACCGAGATCGCCGCCGTCCTCGGCTGCTCCACCGGGACCGTCCGCGTCCGGCTGCACCGGGCCCGCAGGCGGCTGTCCCGCCGACTGCACTCGGCCGGCTTCGACGCCGCGCCCCTGACCGCGAACGGAGGCCGCTGA
- a CDS encoding Na(+)/H(+) antiporter subunit C — MTGPTLVLTAAVAVLFATGFHLMLQRSLVRIVVGFMLLGHGANLALLLAGGPAGSPPLLGDGNDEEMADPLPQAMALTAIVITFGVTAFLLALAYRSRLLTGEDEVQDDVEDRRICAEENPDPDTWTGDPVEGDPVGGGGEPDRRDERPGEPPRGGRPDGDGG; from the coding sequence ATGACCGGCCCCACCCTCGTACTGACCGCCGCCGTCGCCGTCCTGTTCGCGACCGGGTTCCACCTGATGCTGCAACGCTCGCTCGTCCGCATCGTCGTCGGCTTCATGCTGCTCGGCCACGGCGCCAACCTCGCGCTGCTGCTCGCCGGTGGCCCGGCCGGCTCGCCCCCGCTGCTCGGCGACGGCAACGACGAGGAGATGGCCGACCCGCTGCCGCAGGCCATGGCCCTCACCGCGATCGTCATCACCTTCGGCGTCACCGCGTTCCTGCTCGCCCTCGCCTACCGCAGCCGCCTCCTCACCGGCGAGGACGAGGTCCAGGACGACGTCGAGGACCGCCGCATCTGCGCCGAGGAGAACCCCGACCCCGACACCTGGACGGGCGACCCCGTCGAGGGCGACCCCGTCGGGGGCGGCGGGGAACCGGACCGGCGGGACGAACGCCCCGGCGAACCCCCGCGCGGCGGGCGTCCGGACGGGGACGGCGGATGA
- a CDS encoding AfsR/SARP family transcriptional regulator yields MGAWQHGRELNLKGPKQRTMFAALLLNGGEVVPDQQLTELLWGEAPPATSIAQIHTYASRIRRQLGETVSIDRNYSGYLMRVHDARIDLAEFEARTRFGRAALRLGRRGEGVRWLRSALALWRGPALSNVTEHLTKVEAPRLEEERLTVLSTRIEAELALGAHARMIPELVDLVVRYPLQESFRAQLMVAFHRDGRPEDALAVYENGRRLLAEELGIDPGPFLRSVYEALLSPGRAPTAAAGPLTYVEI; encoded by the coding sequence GTGGGCGCCTGGCAGCACGGCAGAGAACTCAATCTCAAAGGCCCCAAGCAGCGCACGATGTTCGCCGCGCTGCTGCTGAACGGCGGGGAGGTCGTGCCCGACCAGCAGCTCACGGAACTGCTCTGGGGAGAAGCACCGCCCGCCACGTCCATCGCACAGATCCACACCTACGCCTCGCGCATCCGCCGGCAACTCGGCGAGACGGTGTCGATCGACCGGAACTATTCCGGTTACCTCATGCGGGTCCACGACGCGCGCATCGATCTGGCCGAGTTCGAGGCGCGCACCCGGTTCGGCCGGGCCGCCCTGCGGCTGGGGCGGCGCGGGGAAGGCGTCCGCTGGCTGCGTTCCGCGCTGGCCCTGTGGCGCGGCCCCGCCCTCTCGAACGTCACCGAGCACTTGACGAAGGTCGAGGCGCCGCGCCTGGAGGAGGAGCGGCTCACCGTCCTGTCCACGCGGATCGAAGCGGAGCTGGCCCTCGGCGCGCACGCCCGGATGATCCCCGAGCTCGTCGACCTCGTCGTGCGGTACCCGCTGCAGGAGTCGTTCCGCGCCCAGCTGATGGTCGCGTTCCACCGCGACGGCCGTCCCGAGGACGCCCTGGCGGTCTACGAGAACGGACGGCGCCTCCTCGCCGAGGAGCTGGGCATCGACCCCGGCCCGTTCCTTCGCTCGGTCTACGAGGCGCTGCTCTCCCCGGGCCGCGCCCCCACCGCCGCCGCCGGGCCGTTGACGTACGTGGAGATCTGA
- a CDS encoding Na+/H+ antiporter subunit A, with translation MFTLILLYAAAAVLVPWALGRHGRAMGYAAALVPAATAAWAVARAGHVAGGRDDTARLEWAPRLGLAIDFRLDALAVVMLLLVGGVGAVVLCYAARYFPSGPRTERLAVGTLVAFAGAMTGLVLADNLLVLYVFWELTTVSSFILIGAGHPERVEDRRAALQALLTTTAFGLVMLAGFIVLGETAGTYRISELVADPPGGAAARTAMVLILLGAFAKSAQMPLHAWLPAAMVAPTPVSGYLHAAAMVKAGVYLVARLSPAFAESGPWSPLIVSVGLVSLLAGGVVALRQDDLKRLLAYGTVSQLGFLMVLFGAGTRTAALAGIALLLAHGLFKAPLFLAVGVLEHREGTRHADELSGAGRRRPVLAAAAALAIASMIGLPPFLGFVAKETALKAFAHGGTDAAVLAGIVAGSALTVAYGARFLHGAFGGPPGASGAGGRPRTSWGLVAPVVVLAVAGFAGGMLTGPLDTLLGAYADTLPAPHPDYEFALWHGLGLPIYLTIVAFAVGFAVYWAFGRTFPAPPVRWRPPDAQDAYDGVVAATLFAARGVTRRIQTGSLPAYLTVIGVMVLLLPGAGLAAGLIGGTAPRPSGERLRGWDEPGQLLLVGIVVVCAAAAVRVRRRLSAALLLAGVGYAVGGLFVVHGGPDVALTLLVVETLSLIMLVLALRRLPDRFPPRRRTPAARAGTAALSIGLGVFVALFMVVASISRTAAPVGPAYAGPTAEEGAKNVVNMIIVDLRALDTLGEIVVLAVASMGVAGLVLTGPGAPPLHERRPVRPGPTRGLAGEPSASREPAPRRRQGRTRWLAAPGRPPLGGSSVVLEATARLLGPTLLVVSIYLLVAGHGRPGGGFVGGLVAGMAFVLRYLPGGKRELALAIPVRPAVLLGGGLLVTLATGAAGWLMGDAFLYATSYHWHAPVIGEIHLPTSLFFDVGVYLLVLGLVLTILTTLGASLEEGAEQTRAEREGRDVAGEEPR, from the coding sequence ATGTTCACCCTGATCCTGCTGTACGCCGCCGCGGCCGTCCTCGTCCCCTGGGCGCTCGGGCGGCACGGCCGCGCGATGGGGTACGCCGCCGCGCTCGTCCCCGCCGCCACCGCCGCGTGGGCCGTCGCCCGCGCCGGGCACGTCGCGGGCGGGCGGGACGACACGGCGCGGCTGGAGTGGGCGCCCCGGCTCGGCCTGGCGATCGACTTCCGGCTGGACGCCCTCGCCGTCGTGATGCTGCTGCTCGTCGGCGGCGTCGGCGCCGTCGTGCTGTGCTACGCCGCCCGCTACTTCCCCTCCGGCCCCCGCACCGAACGGCTCGCCGTCGGGACGCTCGTCGCGTTCGCGGGCGCGATGACCGGGCTCGTCCTCGCCGACAACCTGCTCGTCCTCTACGTGTTCTGGGAGCTGACGACCGTCAGCTCCTTCATCCTCATCGGCGCCGGGCACCCCGAACGGGTCGAGGACCGGCGCGCCGCCCTGCAGGCGCTGCTGACCACCACCGCGTTCGGCCTGGTCATGCTCGCCGGGTTCATCGTGCTCGGGGAGACCGCCGGGACGTACCGGATCTCCGAGCTCGTCGCCGACCCGCCCGGCGGCGCCGCCGCCCGGACCGCGATGGTGCTGATCCTCCTCGGCGCGTTCGCCAAGTCCGCCCAGATGCCGCTGCACGCGTGGCTGCCCGCCGCGATGGTCGCGCCCACGCCCGTCAGCGGCTACCTGCACGCCGCCGCGATGGTCAAGGCGGGCGTCTACCTGGTGGCGCGGCTGTCGCCCGCGTTCGCCGAGTCCGGCCCGTGGAGCCCGCTGATCGTCTCCGTCGGCCTCGTCAGCCTGCTCGCCGGCGGCGTCGTCGCGCTCCGCCAGGACGACCTGAAACGGCTGCTCGCCTACGGCACCGTCAGCCAGCTCGGCTTCCTCATGGTGCTGTTCGGCGCCGGGACCCGGACGGCCGCGCTCGCGGGCATCGCGCTGCTGCTCGCGCACGGCCTGTTCAAGGCGCCGCTGTTCCTCGCGGTCGGCGTCCTGGAACACCGGGAGGGGACGCGGCACGCCGACGAGCTGTCCGGTGCGGGACGGCGGCGGCCCGTCCTCGCCGCCGCCGCGGCCCTCGCGATCGCGTCCATGATCGGGCTGCCGCCGTTCCTCGGGTTCGTCGCGAAGGAGACCGCGCTCAAGGCGTTCGCGCACGGCGGCACCGACGCCGCCGTCCTCGCCGGTATCGTGGCGGGCTCCGCGCTGACCGTCGCCTACGGGGCCCGGTTCCTGCACGGCGCGTTCGGCGGCCCGCCCGGCGCGTCCGGCGCGGGCGGGCGGCCCCGCACGTCCTGGGGGCTCGTCGCGCCGGTCGTCGTCCTCGCCGTCGCCGGGTTCGCCGGCGGCATGCTGACCGGCCCCCTCGACACCCTCCTCGGCGCCTACGCCGACACGCTTCCCGCACCCCACCCCGACTACGAGTTCGCGCTCTGGCACGGTCTCGGACTGCCGATCTACCTAACCATCGTCGCGTTCGCCGTCGGTTTCGCGGTGTACTGGGCGTTCGGACGAACGTTCCCCGCACCGCCCGTCCGGTGGCGGCCACCCGACGCGCAGGACGCCTACGACGGCGTCGTCGCCGCGACCCTCTTCGCCGCCCGGGGCGTCACCCGCCGGATCCAGACCGGCTCCCTCCCGGCCTACCTCACCGTGATCGGCGTGATGGTGCTGCTCCTGCCCGGCGCGGGCCTCGCCGCCGGGCTCATCGGCGGGACCGCCCCGCGCCCGTCCGGCGAGCGGCTGCGCGGCTGGGACGAACCGGGACAGCTCCTCCTCGTCGGCATCGTCGTCGTGTGCGCGGCCGCGGCCGTCCGCGTCCGCCGCCGGCTGTCGGCCGCGCTGCTGCTCGCCGGGGTCGGCTACGCCGTCGGCGGCCTGTTCGTGGTGCACGGCGGCCCCGACGTCGCGCTCACCCTCCTCGTCGTCGAGACGCTCTCGCTGATCATGCTGGTGCTCGCGCTGCGGCGGCTCCCCGACCGGTTCCCGCCGCGCCGCCGGACGCCCGCCGCCCGCGCCGGCACCGCCGCCCTCAGCATCGGCCTCGGCGTGTTCGTCGCCCTGTTCATGGTCGTCGCCTCGATCAGCCGCACCGCCGCGCCCGTCGGCCCCGCCTACGCCGGCCCCACCGCCGAGGAGGGCGCGAAGAACGTCGTCAACATGATCATCGTCGATCTGCGCGCGCTCGACACGCTCGGCGAGATCGTGGTGCTCGCCGTCGCGTCGATGGGCGTCGCCGGGCTCGTCCTCACCGGGCCCGGCGCCCCGCCGCTGCACGAGCGACGCCCCGTCCGGCCCGGCCCCACCCGCGGACTCGCGGGCGAACCGTCCGCGTCCCGGGAGCCCGCGCCCCGGCGGCGCCAGGGACGCACGCGCTGGCTCGCCGCACCCGGACGCCCGCCGCTCGGCGGCTCGTCCGTCGTCCTGGAGGCCACCGCCCGCCTCCTCGGCCCCACCCTGCTGGTGGTCTCGATCTACCTCCTCGTCGCCGGACACGGCCGCCCCGGCGGCGGCTTCGTCGGCGGCCTCGTCGCCGGGATGGCGTTCGTCCTGCGGTACCTGCCCGGCGGCAAGCGCGAACTCGCCCTCGCGATCCCCGTCCGTCCCGCCGTCCTGCTCGGCGGCGGCCTGCTGGTCACGCTCGCCACCGGCGCGGCCGGCTGGCTCATGGGCGACGCGTTCCTGTACGCGACGAGCTACCACTGGCACGCGCCCGTCATCGGCGAGATCCACCTGCCGACCAGCCTGTTCTTCGACGTGGGGGTGTACCTGCTGGTGCTCGGGCTCGTGCTGACGATCCTCACCACCCTCGGCGCGAGCCTGGAGGAGGGCGCGGAGCAGACCCGCGCCGAGCGGGAAGGCCGCGACGTCGCCGGAGAGGAGCCCCGATGA
- a CDS encoding monovalent cation/H+ antiporter complex subunit F: MTAVHVLTLSLLGAALAMTTVRLLRGPTSFDRIMSLDVLAVLLVSGIAVHGAARDEPANATLLVVIAVLGFVGSVTAARLAGEREEGG, encoded by the coding sequence ATGACCGCCGTCCACGTCCTGACCCTGAGCCTCCTCGGCGCCGCGCTCGCCATGACGACCGTCCGGCTCCTGCGCGGCCCCACCTCCTTCGACCGCATCATGTCCCTGGACGTCCTGGCGGTGCTGCTCGTCAGCGGCATCGCCGTGCACGGCGCCGCCCGCGACGAACCCGCCAACGCCACCCTGCTCGTCGTGATCGCCGTCCTCGGCTTCGTCGGCTCGGTCACCGCGGCCCGCCTCGCGGGCGAGCGGGAGGAGGGCGGATGA
- a CDS encoding YchJ family protein, producing the protein MAKGCACGSGTGYRACCGRLHRGEAAAATAEELMRSRYSAFAERDEAYLLRTWHPATRPGRIDFDPGTRWTGLEIVRTEAGGPADARGVVEFRARYASGGEAGELHEVSRFARDGDAWVYVRGKVS; encoded by the coding sequence GTGGCCAAGGGATGTGCGTGTGGGAGCGGGACCGGGTACCGGGCGTGCTGCGGGCGGCTGCACCGCGGCGAGGCGGCCGCGGCGACCGCCGAGGAACTGATGCGGTCGCGGTACAGCGCGTTCGCCGAGCGCGACGAGGCGTACCTGCTGCGGACGTGGCACCCCGCGACGCGTCCCGGGCGGATCGACTTCGACCCGGGGACGCGCTGGACGGGCCTGGAGATCGTGCGGACCGAGGCGGGCGGGCCGGCGGACGCCCGGGGCGTCGTGGAGTTCCGCGCCCGGTACGCGTCCGGCGGCGAGGCCGGGGAGCTGCACGAGGTCAGCCGGTTCGCCCGCGACGGCGACGCGTGGGTCTACGTCCGCGGGAAGGTCAGCTGA